One window of the Populus trichocarpa isolate Nisqually-1 chromosome 9, P.trichocarpa_v4.1, whole genome shotgun sequence genome contains the following:
- the LOC7454854 gene encoding clathrin heavy chain 1 produces the protein MAAANAPITMKEALTLPSLGINPQFINFTHVTMESEKYICIRETSPQNSVVIVDMNMPMQPLRRPITADSALMNPNSRILALKAQLPGTTQDHLQIFNIELKAKVKSHQMPEQVVFWKWISPKMLALVTQTSVYHWSIEGDSEPVKMFDRTANLQGNQIINYRCDPSEKWLVLIGIAQGPPERPQLVKGNMQLFSVDQQRSQALEAHAASFATFKVAGNESPSTLISFASRSFNAGQLTSKLHVIELGAVPGKPSFTKKQADLFFPPDFADDFPVSMQISQKYGLIYAITKQGLLFVYDLETASAIYRNRISPDPIFLTTDASSVGGFYAVNRRGQVLLATVNEATIVPFVSGQLNNLELAVNLAKRGNLPGAENLVVQRFQELFSQSKYKEAAELAAESPQGILRTPDTVAKFQSVPVQAGQTPPLLQYFGTLLTRGKLNAFESLELSRLVVNQNKKNLLENWLAEDKLECTEELGDLVKTVDNDLALKIYIKARATPKVVAAFAERREFDKILIYSKQVGYNPDYLFLLQTILRTDPQAAVNFALMMSQMEGGCPVDYNTITDLFLQRNLIREATAFLLDVLKPNLPEHGYLQTKVLEINLVTFPNVADAILANGMFSHYDRPRIGQLCEKAGLYIRALQHYTELPDIKRVIVNTHAIEPQALVEFFGTLSREWALDCMKDLLLVNLRGNLQIIVQTAKEYCEQLGVDACIKLFEQFKSYEGLYFFLGSYLSSSEDPEIHFKYIEAAAKTGQIKEVERVTRESNFYDAEKTKNFLMEAKLPDARPLINVCDRFGFVPDLTHYLFVNNMLRYIEGYVQKVNPGNAPLVVGQLLDDECAEDFIKGLILSVRSLLPVEPLVEECEKRNRLRLLTQFLEHLVSEGSQDVHVHNALGKIIIESGDNPEHFLTTNPYYDSRVVGKYCEKRDPTLAVVAYRRGQCDDELINVTNKNSLFKLQARYVVERMDGDLWDKALSPDNEYRRQLIDQVVSTALPESKSPDQVSAAVKAFMTADLPHELIELLEKIVLQNSAFSGNFNLQNLLILTAIKADPSRVMDYVNRLDNFDGPAIGEVAVEAQLYEEAFAIFKKFNLNVQAVNVLLDNIHSIDRAVEFAFRVEEEAVWSQVAKAQLREGLVSEAIESFIRADDATQFLEVIKAAEDANVYHDLVKYLLMVRQKSKEPKVDSELIYAYGKIDQLGEIEEFILMPNVANLQNVGDRLYDEALYEAAKIIFRFISNWAKLAVTHVKLKEFQSAVDAARKANSSKTWKEVCFACVDSEEFRLAQICGLNIIIQVDDLEEVSEYYQNRGCFSELISLMESGLGLERAHMGIFTELGVLYARYRPEKLMEHIKLFSTRLNIPKLIRACDEQQHWKELTYLYIQYDEFDNAATTIMNHSPEAWDHMQFKDVVVKVANVELYYKAVHFYLQEHPDLINDLLNVIALRVDHTRVVDIMRKAGQLRLIKPYMVAVQSNNVSAVNEALNEIYIEEEDYDRLHESIELHDNFDQIGLAQKIEKHELLEMRRVASHIYKKAGRWKQSIALSKKDNLYKDCMETCSQSGDRELSEELLVYFIEQGKKECFAAALFVCYDLIRPDVAMELAWMNNMIDFAFPYLLQFIREYTSKVDELIKSKLEALNEAKAKENEEKDMVAQQNMYAQLLPLALPAPPMPGMGGPGMSGGFAPPPMGGMGMPPYGMPPMGPY, from the exons ATGGCTGCTGCCAATGCCCCAATCACCATGAAAGAGGCTCTAACG TTGCCGAGCCTCGGTATCAACCCACAGTTCATAAACTTCACGCATGTGACTATGGAATCAGAGAAGTACATATGCATCAGAGAAACGTCGCCACAGAACAGCGTGGTTATTGTCGACATGAACATGCCTATGCAGCCTCTAAGAAGGCCTATCACTGCCGATTCCGCCTTGATGAATCCTAATTCTCGAATTCTCGCTCTCAAAG CCCAACTGCCGGGAACTACTCAGGATCATTTGCAGATATTTAATATAGAACTGAAAGCGAAAGTGAAATCTCATCAAATGCCTGAGCAG GTTGTGTTTTGGAAGTGGATTAGCCCTAAGATGCTGGCCCTGGTAACTCAGACTTCAGTTTATCATTGGTCAATTGAAG GTGATTCGGAGCCTGTGAAGATGTTTGATAGAACAGCTAATCTACAAGGTAATCAGATAATCAACTATCGATGTGATCCTTCAGAAAAGTGGCTGGTCCTCATTGGAATTGCTCAAGGTCCACCAGAG AGGCCACAATTAGTCAAAGGGAATATGCAGCTTTTCTCTGTGGATCAGCAGCGTAGTCAGGCTCTTGAAGCACATGCTGCGTCATTTGCCACATTTAAA GTTGCAGGAAATGAAAGCCCTTCAACCCTTATCTCTTTTGCATCAAGGTCGTTTAATGCTGGACAACTAACATCAAAGTTGCATGTTATTGAACTTGGTGCTGTGCCAG GCAAACCTTCATTTACCAAGAAGCAAGCAGACCTGTTCTTTCCACCAGACTTTGCTGATGATTTTCCTGTGTCAATGCAG ATATCCCAAAAGTATGGCTTAATATATGCGATCACAAAGCAAGGACTTCTATTTGTTTATGACTTAGAGACTGCCAGCGCAATTTATAGAAATCGAATCAGTCCAGATCCTATATTTTTGACTACTGATGCTTCTTCAGTAGGTGGCTTCTATGCTGTCAATAGGAGAGGACAGGTTTTGCTTGCCACTGTAAATGAAGCAACTATTGTGCCTTTTGTTAGTGGCCAG TTAAACAATCTTGAACTTGCTGTTAATCTTGCCAAAAGAGGAAATCTTCCTGGAGCTGAGAATCTG GTTGTCCAGCGGTTTCAAGAATTATTTTCTCAATCAAAGTATAAGGAGGCCGCAGAACTTGCCGCAGAATCTCCACAAGGAATCCTCCGAACTCCTGATACTGTTGCTAAATTCCag AGCGTTCCAGTTCAAGCTGGGCAAACACCACCATTGTTGCAGTACTTTGGAACTCTGTTGACTAGAGGAAAGCTTAATGCTTTTGAATCATTGGAATTATCACGTCTTGTTGTAAATCAGAATAAGAAAAATCTTCTGGAGAACTGGTTGGCTGAGGACAAGCTTGAATGCACTGAAGAGCTTGGAGATCTTGTGAAG ACCGTTGATAATGACCTTGCATTGAAGATATATATCAAAGCCAGGGCAACTCCAAAAGTTGTTGCAGCATTTGCTGAGAGGAGGGAGTTTGACAAGATTCTTATATACTCAAAGCAG GTTGGCTACAACCCTGATTATTTGTTCCTCCTCCAAACAATATTGCGGACAGACCCTCAG GCTGCTGTTAATTTTGCTCTAATGATGTCTCAAATGGAGGGAGGTTGCCCAGTTGATTACAACACAATAACTGATCTATTCCTTCAG AGGAATTTGATCCGCGAGGCAACAGCTTTTTTGTTGGATGTTCTGAAGCCAAATTTGCCTGAGCATGGATACCTTCAAACTAAG GTTTTGGAGATCAATCTTGTGACATTTCCAAATGTTGCAGATGCTATATTAGCTAATGGTATGTTTAGTCACTATGATCGCCCACGTATTGGCCAACTCTGTGAAAAAGCTGGGTTGTATATTCGAGCACTTCAG CACTATACTGAGTTGCCTGATATTAAACGTGTTATTGTGAACACACATGCCATTGAGCCTCAG GCTCTTGTCGAGTTCTTTGGTACTCTTTCTCGAGAATGGGCTCTTGACTGTATGAAAGATCTACTTCTTGTCAACCTGAGGGGCAACCTTCAGATTATTGTGCAG ACTGCCAAAGAATACTGTGAGCAATTGGGTGTGGATGCATGCATAAAGCTCTTTGAGCAGTTTAAGTCATATGAAGGACTGTATTTCTTTTTGGGTTCATATTTGAGCTCTAG TGAGGATCCTGAAATCCACTTCAAGTACATTGAAGCAGCTGCTAAAACTGGGCAGATTAAGGAGGTAGAACGTGTGACACGTGAATCGAACTTCTATGATGCTGAAAAGACGAAGAACTTTTTAATGGAAGCCAAGCTTCCTGATGCACGTCCACTGATCAATGTCTGTGATCGTTTTGGTTTTGTCCCAGACCTTACCCACTATCTGTTTGTCAACAATATGCTTCGCTATATTGAGGGTTATGTTCAaaag GTCAATCCAGGAAATGCTCCTTTAGTTGTAGGACAACTGCTTGATGATGAATGTGCTGAAGATTTCATTAAAGGCCTTATTCTGTCTGTTCGTTCTCTTCTGCCAGTTGAGCCCTTGGTGGAGGAGTGTGAGAAGag GAATCGTCTCCGCTTGCTCACTCAGTTCTTGGAGCATCTAGTCAGTGAGGGAAGCCAAGATGTGCATGTTCACAATGCTCTTGGTAAAATCATTATTGAAAGTGGTGACAATCCAGAGCATTTTCTTACTACCAACCCATATTACGATTCACGTGttgttggtaaatattgtgaGAAGCGCGATCCCACCCTTGCTGTTGTTGCCTACCGAAGAGGACAGTGTGATGATGAATTAATCAATGTCACAAACAAGAATTCATTGTTCAAACTGCAGGCCAG ATATGTTGTAGAACGGATGGATGGTGATCTCTGGGATAAAGCCCTTAGTCCTGATAATGAGTATAGAAGGCAGTTGATTGATCAGGTTGTATCGACTGCTTTGCCTGAAAGCAAGAGTCCTGATCAAGTTTCAGCAGCTGTTAAAGCTTTCATGACAGCCGATCTTCCACATGAACTGATCGAACTTCTTGAAAAGATAGTTCTTCAAAATTCTGCTTTCAGTGGGAATTTCAATCTGCAAAACCTGCTCATCTTGACTGCCATCAAGGCTGATCCATCAAGAGTTATGGATTACGTTAATAGGCTAGACAACTTTGATGGACCTGCAATTGGGGAGGTGGCTGTGGAAGCTCAGTTGTATGAAGAAGCATTTGCCATTTTCAAGAAGTTCAATCTTAATGTTCAGGCCGTCAATGTCCTGCTGGATAATATTCATAGCATTGATCGAGCTGTGGAGTTTGCATTCCGGGTGGAAGAAGAAGCTGTCTGGAGCCAAGTGGCCAAGGCCCAACTGCGAGAGGGGCTAGTAAGTGAAGCAATTGAGTCCTTTATCCGTGCAGATGATGCTACTCAATTCTTGGAAGTCATAAAGGCAGCTGAGGATGCAAATGTATATCATGACTTGGTGAAGTACCTTCTAATGGTGAGGCAAAAGTCAAAGGAGCCCAAGGTTGACAGTGAGCTCATATATGCATATGGTAAAATTGATCAActgggtgaaattgaagaatttattcTCATGCCTAATGTTGCTAATCTCCAAAATGTTGGAGATCGTTTATATGACGAAGCCCTGTATGAGGCAGCAAAGATTATATTTAGATTTATTAGTAACTGGGCTAAGCTAGCTGTCACACATGTTAAGCTAAAAGAGTTTCAAAGTGCTGTTGACGCAGCTCGAAAAGCAAACAGCTCGAAAACATGGAAAGAAGTCTGCTTTGCTTGTGTTGATTCTGAGGAATTCCGCTTGGCTCAGATATGCGGTCTCAACATTATCATACag GTTGATGATTTGGAAGAGGTCAGTGAGTATTACCAGAACAGGGGATGCTTTAGCGAGCTCATCTCTTTAATGGAAAGTGGGCTTGGTTTGGAGCGTGCACATATGGGCATCTTCACTGAGTTGGGAGTTTTATATGCGAGATACCGCCCTGAGAAGCTTATGGAGCACATCAAGTTGTTCTCAACTCGTCTCAACATCCCCAAGCTAATACGTGCTTGTGATGAACAACAGCATTGGAAGGAACTGACATATTTATACATCCAATATGATGAATTTGACAATGCTGCAACCACTATAATGAACCACTCTCCAGAAGCATGGGACCACATGCAATTTAAAGATGTTGTAGTGAAAGTTGCAAATGTTGAGCTCTACTACAAGGCTGTGCACTTTTATTTGCAAGAGCATCCAGACCTAATCAATGATCTTCTTAATGTGATTGCACTTCGTGTTGACCATACTCGAGTAGTGGACATAATGCGAAAG GCTGGTCAACTCCGTCTCATTAAGCCATACATGGTTGCTGTTCAGAGCAACAATGTCTCTGCTGTGAATGAAGCATTGAATGAAATTTATATTGAGGAGGAGGACTATGACAGACTTCATGAATCTATTGAGTTGCATGATAACTTTGACCAGATAGGCCTTGCACAGAAG ATTGAGAAACATGAGCTTCTTGAGATGAGACGTGTTGCTTCTCATATATACAAGAAAGCAGGAAGGTGGAAGCAGTCAATTGCTTTGTCGAAGAAAGACAATCTTTACAAAGATTGTATGGAAACTTGTTCACAGTCTGGTGATCGTGAACTTTCAGAGGAGTTGCTTGTCTATTTCATCGAGCAG GGAAAGAAAGAGTGCTTTGCAGCTGCCCTCTTTGTTTGTTATGATTTGATCCGACCAGATGTTGCTATGGAGCTGGCATGGATGAACAATATGATTGATTTTGCTTTCCCATATCTCTTGCAG TTTATCCGTGAGTACACAAGCAAAGTAGATGAGCTCATCAAGAGCAAACTTGAGGCTCTTAATGAGGCGAAGGCTAAAGAGAACGAGGAGAAGGACATGGTTGCTCAGCAG AATATGTATGCACAGTTGCTGCCCCTTGCTTTGCCTGCACCACCAATGCCTGGAATGGGTGGTCCAGGGATGAGTGGAGGTTTTGCACCACCTCCAATGGGTGGAATGGGAATGCCACCTTATGGCATGCCACCCATGGGCCCCTACTAA